From a single Portunus trituberculatus isolate SZX2019 chromosome 15, ASM1759143v1, whole genome shotgun sequence genomic region:
- the LOC123503981 gene encoding probable 28S ribosomal protein S6, mitochondrial: MAKLYELSLIVKHLPKNSTVGVVKRVAESILDEGGFVSKIESLGARELPYRMRAHGQLHSKGSYFLLDFVAPPVKIYDIKDNCKRDVDLIRPMVFSKEEPSTITCTLHEEIKPPAYRSEVQKMVEEAKQRIPINKRRRFKLVTSVGYNPF; encoded by the exons ATGGCGAAGTTATATGAGTTGTCCCTCATCGTGAAGCACTTGCCCAAG AATAGTACAGTGGGAGTAGTAAAGAGAGTTGCAGAATCTATCCTTGATGAAGGTGGATTTGTAAGCAAGATTGAAAGTTTGGGTGCAAGAGAGCTTCCCTACAGAATGAGAGCTCATGGTCAACTACATTCAAAAGGAAG CTACTTCCTACTTGACTTTGTGGCTCCACCAGTAAAGATATATGACATTAAGGACAACTGCAAGCGAGATGTTGATCTGATAAGACCCATGGTATTCAGTAAAGAAGAGCCGTCAACAATAACCTGTACTCTTCATGAAGAAATCAAACCTCCAGCTTACAG ATCTGAAGTTCAAAAGATGGTtgaagaagcaaaacaaagaatacctattaataagaggaggaggttcaaGTTGGTTACTTCTGTTGGTTACAATCCATTTTGA